Proteins from a single region of Dehalococcoidia bacterium:
- a CDS encoding 2-dehydropantoate 2-reductase, whose translation MNVLVMAAGSVGGYFGGLLAKAGNDVQFVARGENLAAINSSGLIVESETSGNFTVEAKAVERPDGSWVADLVLFCVKSYHNSVAMDTIAPAVGEETAILTLQNGVGSGDELSAVFGAHRVLLGAAYVEAAHPAPGVFREVGWEGRIVFAEQDGRPSQREADIRQAFAGAGIDSEIAEDIEQALWNKLVYICGLSGMTCITHSSFLEVMDSPETREMALGVITEAAAVGKAAGVNLAPDLVDSIMKIFIDDKEHLISSMHADLNAGRPMEFGNLNGKVSQLGGELGVPTPNNDFITACLTPQHKRAMAKY comes from the coding sequence ATGAATGTCCTCGTGATGGCTGCCGGCTCAGTCGGCGGGTACTTCGGAGGCCTTCTCGCGAAGGCGGGAAACGATGTCCAGTTCGTCGCGAGAGGAGAAAACCTGGCTGCCATTAACAGCAGCGGCTTGATTGTCGAGAGCGAAACGTCAGGCAATTTCACCGTCGAAGCCAAGGCTGTAGAGCGCCCTGACGGTTCCTGGGTCGCTGACCTCGTCCTGTTCTGCGTTAAGAGCTACCACAACAGTGTCGCAATGGACACAATTGCTCCTGCAGTAGGCGAGGAAACGGCCATACTCACGCTCCAGAATGGAGTGGGTAGCGGTGACGAGTTGTCGGCAGTCTTCGGTGCGCATCGTGTGTTGTTGGGCGCAGCCTACGTCGAGGCTGCTCATCCAGCACCCGGTGTGTTCCGGGAGGTTGGTTGGGAAGGCCGCATCGTGTTCGCTGAGCAGGATGGAAGGCCTTCGCAACGCGAGGCTGACATAAGGCAGGCTTTTGCCGGCGCTGGTATAGACTCCGAGATTGCCGAAGACATCGAACAGGCGCTGTGGAACAAGCTGGTCTACATTTGTGGCCTTAGCGGTATGACCTGCATCACACACTCGTCGTTCTTAGAGGTTATGGACTCGCCGGAGACGCGGGAGATGGCGCTGGGTGTCATCACTGAGGCTGCCGCTGTTGGAAAGGCGGCCGGGGTGAATCTCGCTCCGGACCTCGTAGACTCGATTATGAAGATCTTCATCGATGACAAAGAGCACCTGATCTCTTCAATGCACGCCGATCTCAATGCTGGCCGGCCAATGGAGTTCGGCAACCTGAACGGCAAGGTATCCCAGCTGGGAGGAGAGTTGGGTGTACCGACGCCGAATAACGACTTCATCACTGCCTGTCTAACTCCTCAGCACAAACGCGCCATGGCAAAATACTAA